In Candidatus Omnitrophota bacterium, the DNA window TCTCTCTCTTCCGGCAAGAATCCGCTATTCTTGGCATTTCCCTTGGGATCGTGGATATCGATTTCCTCATGCGCCACATTGAAATCCCCGCACAAAGCCACGGGCCGGCCTTCATCTAATAAAGAGCGCGTGTACCCCAGGAAGTGTTCGGCATATTCATACTTGAGGGCCAGGCGCTCCCCGGAGGCGGAGCCGGAGGGGATGTAGACGTTCACGAAGGTGAAGTCCGGGAAGTCCGCGCGCAGCACCCGGCCCTCTCGATCGCCCCAATCCAGGCCGCTGCCCACCCAATACCGGAGCGGCTCTGTGCGCGTGTAGGTGGCCACGCCCGAATAGCCCTTGCGTTCGGCCGGCACCCAGCGCGCGCAATAGTCGCGGGGCGCCGCGACCTCGGGCGGCGCCTGATCCGGGAGAGCGCGCATCTCCTGCAAGGCCAGGTAGTTGGGCTGATGCTTCTTGAGCCACTCGGAAAAGCCCTTACGCCCGGCCGAGCGGATGCCGTTGACATTGAAGGTGCAAAGGGTGAAGGACATAAGGCGGTAGGATACCACATAGGTGCTTCAGGGGACATATCTCCGAAGGAGATGTGTCCCCTAAGTCTACAACGAACGGCCGAGGA includes these proteins:
- the xth gene encoding exodeoxyribonuclease III yields the protein MSFTLCTFNVNGIRSAGRKGFSEWLKKHQPNYLALQEMRALPDQAPPEVAAPRDYCARWVPAERKGYSGVATYTRTEPLRYWVGSGLDWGDREGRVLRADFPDFTFVNVYIPSGSASGERLALKYEYAEHFLGYTRSLLDEGRPVALCGDFNVAHEEIDIHDPKGNAKNSGFLPEEREWLSRLLAQGWVDTFRALHPGVPGLYSWWSNRGRAREKDLGWRIDYILTTPDLAERASKAWIDKQAGLSDHAPVWVEFE